In the Lates calcarifer isolate ASB-BC8 linkage group LG16_LG22, TLL_Latcal_v3, whole genome shotgun sequence genome, CAGAAGCTGATATTAAATATGGAATTAACCCAAAgtttctctgtccctctctatTTTTGAGAAAAAGACTTACTCAGAGAGAATATTGCTGCGACAGCAAAGATGAACACCAGGGTTGTAGATAAGACAATCAATATTGTGCCACACACAGTTGCATCTACAACTATTCTCTGATGTTTCATTCTTGTGAGATCATGGATACACTTATCTTCATGTCACTAAAGTAATTCATATAAGggagatgaaaagaaatcaTACTTTTATGGTTTTTACCAATAAGCAGACACTGCTTCACATTAGGGAATCACAAGCTCAACTTGTTGCTCTGGCGGTGTTCATGATGTGTAACCACCATTGCTACTTTTAGCTCACATGTTGCTCTGCGGTGTTCGTGATGTGTAAACCACCATTGGCTACTTTTACTTCCTCACAGTCCACGTCGCATAGGCCGAGTCTCAGACCCAGCAACAAGCTGGAAAACACTCCTGTCAGTTTATAATAAGCTTTTCGGGGTAATCAATAAAGCAGTATGCAAATTTCCTGCCTTGACCAAATTATGCTTACAGTACTCTGGTTCTTTGACGGCATAGAAATTCAATCAAGTTGTGTCTTCACACACCATCTGATCATCTACAGTGGGTTGACAATCAGCGGTTGCCGGGGAAAGTGTCACCATTTCCGTGTTTTGATTTCCATTTCTACACTAACATCATTTGTCTGACCAAATTTTGTGTATCTCCATTGTCATGACAGTTATTTATCAGCCACAAACACAGCCACCGTACACATTTACATGCAGCAATGTGCCCAGCTGGGTTTCTATATCCAGAAGGCTCTCCTTCTTTTAAGTATGCTGGTGCCTTAAAATTGGAACATTTAGAGGAAGCTGTACAGTTTGTGCTTAGGGTTTCCCTGAGCTTATTAAtgtttctctcccttctttccaAACCAGCCAAACCCACACTCtgtgtgtctcatctgtctATGATCACAAAAAAGACAGTTTGGTGAGGATAGCAAAGATGCACTCCCATCACCTCGACCATCTATTAACAACAAGGTCACAGGTTGTGCTAGTGctgaaataattatttgacGAATCAATTAGTTGAAATTCAACAACAATTTTGAGAACTAATTAGTccttttaagtttttaattaagcaaaaataccaatAATTCTCCAGTGGCAGCCTTTCAAATGTGGCGCTTTGCTGCTTTCCCTGTTATattattgtaaactgaatataccTGGGTTGTGGACTGTTGTGGTCACCTCGGACCCTGTACTGTGTCACGTCTAAAGTCCTATTTTACTCCTGAAGGCTCTCGTTGTCATCTGCAGACCTCAAAACCGACCAAACAAAGAGCCCACTTACGAGCAAAGAGTTAAACCACAAATATGtccaaataaaactgatttgtcATGGCGGCAAAAGCTGTCCAGTTGCTGAACAAATGCCAGATCCTCACTTCAGCTTGAGATCTGTTCATTTAATGACGTCCAGACCAGATGGGGGAGGTAATGAGTTGAGGTGGGAGGACACGTGTTGGAAACTGGAAATATATGACCCAAATGACAAAGTCAACCAATCACAGGCCACTGTTGACCAGCTAGAGGTGAGGGGATATCgcaggacaaagaaaaagactCTGCACAAAATTCTCCCAGTTTGACCTCAACTTGCACGTGTTTCTGCAACATTTGCTCTGTCACTCATTCACTTCAACTGAAAGCATTCAAGagacaattttaaaaaatgtgtcaggTCACAGTCCACCTGTGTTGAGATGCagcaattagtcaattaatcatttcagcaaGAGTTCTGATAAACCAGTTAAGCAAAATCACAAACAtctgctggctccagcttttcaaatgtctCAAACTATATGTTTTTCGCTGTtgtatgacagtaaactgaatagctttgggttttggattgctgattggacaaaacaagtcaCCTGAAGACATCACCTCGAGCTCCAAGAAATGTCAATGGTAAATTGATTATTGGAGATAACTTGCAGATTAGCTCACAATGGAAATAACTGTCAGTTGCAGCCTTAGTTggatggacaaaacaagacatttgaggaTGTCACCTTGTGCTCTAGGATACAATGATGGCCATTTAccaatgttttctgttgttttaaagatTAACTGGTTAATTGGGAAAACAACTGACAGATAaatcagtgatgaaaagaaCCGTTAAATGCAACCCTGTTCCAATGTCCAGCCAATTTTGCAGAGGGTGGGACTGACCTGTCTTTCAGACAGTACTGATCGCTTGTTTACGGTTTAATAATACAAGCAGCAGAGTAGGAAGGATGCTGCATGGTGGCAGTGAGTGCAGGGACAGGCAGTCACGACactaatattttaaaatgtaatatctgATATAAAATGTTCAGGTTTCTACTTGCTGAATGCTGTTGTTATTCTGTTAGCAGAGTTAATTTCAGAGGCTTGGGCCTGTAACCTTTGCCATGCCATTTCCAAAGCATCCAAGTATTTTTCTCCATCAGTTCTGGTCTGACCGCAATTTTCAGCAAGCTGCCCTAagacacactgcaaaaactcaAACTTCAACACTTCAAATACAAACAATTTCATCTGCCAAAAAACATGTCTAAATCTGCTGTGCCTGGGGTGTACTGTGACCATTTCTGGATGTGGGTGAGTCAATGTTTGAAGAATCATCATCATGTTACAACATTATAAAACCAATAACTGGTGTATTTTTACTGCTGATCAGAATGTTTTGATAAAGATACTTAATGAATCTAATCCTAGATCCTAAATACATTCAGTTCATCACCAAGCATTTGTGAGtgatgaactgaatgttgatgaAATAAGTGACTTGTGACTTAGTGCGTGTGTGCAGGTTTTCAGGCATGAGTGATAAAGTACTGCTACAGTAAAGTAGGTGATGAACAAAGGTGTGAAAACTACTGTTTCTAACTTTCAGCTGTGagtatctgttgtttttttttcctggggaAAGTATTTGGGCACTTATTTTTTTGCTTTCGGCATTTTGCATTATGTCTCTACAAATAGTTAAGTAGTAAGGATTACACCTTTTTTCCTTGACATGTGGTCAAGTCGTTGTAAGGTAATTACAAGAAGagagtatgtttgtgttaaagTTGGTGGTTGTTTGGTATGCTGGCAGCCACAGCTTTGAgccattatttttatttttaccacatCACTGGACTGTGTGTTGACACGTTCACcgcttcagtgtgtgtgtgactcagagAGAGATCACTTGATTTTACCTGGTGAAGAAATCAGCGATGCCGAACCTCTTTGGCATCAGCTTGGGGTCCGAGCCGTCTGTCTGCTCGGTCAGGTCTGGAAGTTTGTCCGGGGCGCTCTGCCTGCGACCCACTTCTAAAACGTTCCGATAGTCCTCGTCGTAGCCCTCGTcgccaaaataaaagcccccGTCCTCGTCGGGGGACAACGGGGTGGCATCACAGCTGAGGGATACCGCGATGTTAGGGTTAGTCCTCAAACTCTGCGGCCTGACGGGTAAACTGAGGTCACTGAAATACTCCTCATCCTCCCGAGTGTTGGGTTCTGAGAGCGGGCTGTCACCGTTCAGGTTGGAGAGGGATGACGGGCATGGCGAGGGGAGTTTGGCACTTGATCCCGTGATGGGGGAGTCCTTGGAAGGGATTGTGGTGGAGGGATCGGGGGAGCGATGGAGCTCAGCCGCATCTGGTGCATCCTCCCCGGGGAACTGTGAGACCGATTTCCCGCTGCAGTCGCTTTGGCTCCTCAGACAAAAACCGGATCCGGACCCGTTTTCTTGCCTTGCCCCCAAGTCGAAttgaatgtcagtgttgttttcgGGGGAACAGTCCGAATCGGGACTGTCACATGTTGCTCTGGCGGTGTTCACGATGTGTAAACCACCGTTGGCTACTTTTACTTCCTCACAGTCCACGTCGCATAGTTCGAGTCTCTGACCCAGCAACGGGCTGGAAAACACTCCTGTCGGTTTATAATAAGCGATATCCGCGTCGGTACCTTCGTACTCGGGGCTGTCAACAACACCGTTGGGCATGGTTGCAGCTGAACAAGAGAGAGACGCCGCGGTGTAAGCGCAGTTCCGCCGGTGCTTCGATGTGCATGGCAGCTGATCAAGTAGGAGATGGGTCCTCATACAGCCGGTGACTGCGCCATCGCCAGTCGTCTCGTCTCCCGCGATAACATCTGGGGTTCCCCCTCTGCTCTCCCCAGCAGGGTGCTGCCTCATCTGTCGGCCCGTCTCTGCCGAAACCCGACCCTCGAGCACAGCTGGACAGGAAGCGGTTGTGGTCCCTGCGAGGCCgagccctcctcctccccctccttccagCGCGACCATCGTCGGCTCCTCCTGACTGAGTGACTCAGTAAATCCGTTCAGGCCACTGTGGTCGCCACGATCCCCCGAAAtcacacacctgtcagtcaaCTGGTCGGGGAGGTACTTCTCCGCCGACACCAAATCCAACATTATCTCCCTCTTGTGTGGGGGCGGCTGTACCGAGGCGTCTATGTTTACATTCCTCCCGTTACCGGTCACATAAATATGACCCTTCCCAGCTTCCTGACCCCCGCTGACACCGACTAGCAACGCTATGCTGCGGTCTTTGAGAGCAGTGAAAGATTTGTGACCCGCTTTTCCCcctcctccgtctcctcctTCTTCGTTCTCGTTCAAATCGACGGAAAACGACCCTTCTCCGTTCTCCTTTTCCATGACCACTCAGTCCGCCGAGCGAGCCTCAGCCCCGGGCGTAGAATCCTGCAACGAATGCCCCAGCCCGATCGGCCGAGCTCCGCAGCAGCAGGTTTTGTTGTTCTTGGAGGAAGGGGCTACCATTTTAGCCAGGGGTCCTTCAGCGTTACCTGACGTTCATCGAGTATAACATGCTCATTGCCGGTGtcttgaaaacaacaaaattttcTCCGTCTCGCGAAGTTAATGTCGCCGCTGGGCAGAAGATTAATTAAATCCCTCaatgttcagctgctgcagcggCACTCCGGCTACGGTCCAGCGCCATCTTGAAAATACCCCAACAATGACGTCATCCCCTCGTTCACCCACGGCTCGCTGTGTTTTGATTCGCTTAAAGGTGTACAGTGACATCTGCTGGTCACCTCGTGTAACTGCAGAAGAGATTCCTGACCCCATTGACCCCTGAAGATAAACAAAGTAGAGGTGGAACAAGTATTAAGATTCTTTACTCCCTACTTGTAGGAAGTTAATTGAAGAAGTAAAAacttttgcatttatttgacacGAGCAGGCCATTATTCAAATTAATCTGAAGAATGTGGAAAGTTTCTTTGTGCTACCTAAAATCTGAATTTAGGGAATGTATCTGCAAACATATATGTACATATTATGAAAAAGTTGGGATGCCAATTCTGGTCCAACAGGCAACTTATGcaagtgtgatgtggaaacttgaATCCTGCATTGCACAtacactgaaaatagtcccatCAGTGAAATGGGAAATGTTTTGGATCCAGTAATTAGTAATAgtacaaataatatattttaaatctATAACAATACATTGTACTTTTGAGGCTTCTTATATATGCTTTTTAAACCAAAACCtaatctgcaaagtaatttGTCAGAGCCTAATATTTGGTTTTTAAATCTGATACAAAGCCAAgtataaatacaatataaacattCAGGAAGTGGTCTCATTCTGGAAGTGGTCTCCTGAGGCAGAGCAGGCTCTGAGAGACTGTTTTGGAACCACAGACTGCAGGGATCACACAGTGAGAAGGTTGTTGACTGCACTACTGACTACATCAACTTCTGTATGGACATTGTTGTTCCAGTTAAAACTGTATGCTGCTATGCAAACAACAAGCTCTGGATCACAAGTGACATCAAGGGCCTTCTGAATCAGAAGAAGAAGGCCTTTAAAGATGGTGATCAGCAGGAGCTAAAGCGCGTGCAGAGGGAACTCAGAGCCCAGCTCAGAGCGGCAAAAGAGCAATACAGAAGGAAACTGGAGCAGAAGTTGCAGAAAACCAGCATGAAGGAGGTGTGGGATGGGCTCAAGATCATCACCGGCTGCAGCTCTAAGAGGGGTGCCACCATTGAGGGAGATGTTGGGAGAGCGAACCAGATGAACAACTTCTTCGACAGGTTTGACCACCCCAACTCATTCTCGCCTCAAAACACTgcaacccccacccaccctcttctctccctccccccacGAGTCGACTCCAGCATAGAGGAGAATGCCCCcatccccctccccccacccacaatcacagcagctcaggtgtgtggagagctgaggaggCTTCGCCCCAGCAAAGCAGCAGGTCCAGATGGAGTATCCCCTCGACTGCTGAAGGCCTGCGCGCTGGAGCTGGGAAACCCTCTACAGAGGATCTTCAACCTGAGCTTGGGACGGGGATGGACTTCGTCACATGGTGCGACTCCAACCACCTGCACCTCAACACCACCAAGACCAGGGAGATGGTGGTGGACTTCAGGAGGCCCAGGCCTCACCctacacactacatacatacatacacacacactgtacaccacACACTTTAAATATGGTGTgaatttcccgtgtggattaataaagtatctatctatctatctatccagtAGTATACTTTGGAGTCGTATACTGCATGTAAACGTTTTTCTACTGCCACTATACAGGGAATCATACTACAAGTGAACATAACAGTGTACTATATGTTTGCTAGTTATTAGGGATGTACTCAGAACCATAACACATTTTCCTTACAAGCATAAGTAATGCTACTTGCTGACGTATTCACACCAAAGTCGTGAGAAATTTGTGCAGATAACAACTTAGACAGAGAGTGTTGTTGCCAGGTGTTTTTAAATCAtagactgaataaaaaaaaaagaggaagccTCATGTGACCCTGCAGCACTACAGTTCTCAGAGTTTCTCCTGCAGACTGCAAAGACATTTTATCAGCGAGCAACAGCTGCAACACTGACTGATATCTACACTTCTGTTTACAGTAGTAAACACTTTCACTGATCAAATTTGGACttaaaaataatgattctttcattttaatgagtTTTAAAGCCAACGTGAGTGCTGAAGCTTCTGAGAACCCACAGTCCCCACAATCCATAATAACACAAAGACTCTGCAGGGGTCTCAGAGTTTCTGCTGCACACTGAGCAGAAATTTTACCAGCGACTAACAGCTGCAACATACTGACTTATATCTGCACTTAACAGTATGAGTACAGTCTCAGTGACCAAATTTGAGCTTTAAAATCTGTGTCAACCCTCTGCCTTCTGACAGCTCAAAGCACATCTGTGATACCCAACTCTCCTGTGGTTGTGTTCAAGGTTGTGCGGCCTTTATACGTCTCGTTGAACTTAATCTCAGAGTTCATCCATTCAGCCACCAGATTACCGTCGTGCTTCCACACCAAACTGGTGATTGCAATTGAAGTCAAAGGTGTCATGAGGCTCATATCACCAGGTTGTGAGTAAGAGGTTATACGTAAATAAAAGCTCAGCACCGCCGACGGCAGTGCTGTCAGGAGCCAAAAACACACCAGTCTCTTCATGTCCAAAGAGGACTGACAGGGCAACACATGAGCCAAAAAGGAGAAATGTGGATTCTTTGAAAGTCACCACACTTTTATATCCAAACAGCCCTTCAGATGTCCCTccccttttctctgctgcacttGGTCTCTATATTAAGACATTCTCCACCCTCAGTGTTTGCAATGAGCCAAATCAAGATGCAGCATGATGCAATAGAGGCCACTCCTCACTGTTTTACCAGTTAAGGAAGCTTTTCTGATCTGCCTCTTGTAATAATGtcacaaacaaaagaaatatgGCAGAGGTTGGGGTCAGCCGCCAATAAAACCATCCCATCACAGTTTGAGCTTCAAAAGAGCTCCTATTGAATTCTGAGAACAATACTATTACAGAACAACTGAGATGAGagcaagataaaaaaaaaaagcatgatgAATAACACTACAACATTCTTCTAAACAGAATACGAGGTGGATCCACCTTAAGATTCAATCAGTCCACTTTAAGCTCCATCTCTGTTCTGATGTGGACAGATCAGTTTCGCCAGGGCAAGTACCCACCACAGACAGTGAACAGTCTATAGTGGGTAATCCACACAAACCTGATTGTGTGGCTACCTACTAGTGGTTTTGATCCTGGACACAGTCATCGATGTCCACTGTATATAACCCCATGTCAGCTACAGCCATGTTTTTAATGACCAACTCTCCAGTGGTTGTGTTCAGGGTTGTGCATTTATATTTGCTAGTAGTCAATCTCGGAATCAAGTCATTCAGCCACCAGATTACTGTCATGTATTTTCTATACAATGCCAGTGATAGGATCTGAAACAGGAGGTCACAAGTCGGGGGTACTGCCAGCCTCCACTTATGATGGCTCAGTTTGGGCTAGAGCAGAGTTCAGCACCGCCAGTAGTAGCACAGTCAGGAGTAAAAAACACATGTCTCTCCATGTCTACAGATCAGCAGAGGACTGACGGAACAACACGAGTCAAAAGGAGAAATGTTGACTATTTGTAAGTCACCGCATGATGATATCTAATCATATCTCAACAGTTCCTCAGATGTTGTACCCTTTTCTGTGGTTCATTTGATTTCCATATTGAGAAGTTCAGTGAGCCCCGTTTAGATGATGTAGCTACAAGAAGTCAGTcctcagaaatgtgtgtgtgtgtgtgcaaggcaTTGCTGCACAGAGCTAAAGATACTCAGTTCAACATGGCAGAGGTGCAGAGAAGTCCGCACTTGAGCATGCAGCAGTAAATTTAAATGACTGCAATGTCTGCAAACTATCCCTCacaaaaagtttattttattaagtaTACTTAAGTAAAGTTCAAGTATATTTCCCAAGTACTCTTTGTGTAATAAGTATAGGTATAAAAGTACCAGTAGTATACTTTGGAGTCGTATACTATATGTACTGCCACTATACAGCGAATCATACTACAAGTGAACATAACAGTGTACTATATGTTTGCTAGTTATTAGGGATGTACTCAGAACCATAACACATTTTCCTTACAAGCATAAGTAATTCTACTTGCTGACGTATTCACACCAAAGTCGTGAGAAATTTGTGCAGATAACAACTTAGACAGAGAGTGTTGTTGCCAGGTGTTTTCACATTGCTGGCCGCTGTAGCTTTGggtattttttatatttaccaCATCACTGGACTGCGTGTTGACACGTTCACTGCCTTCGTGTATGTGactcagagagagagcactTCTAAACTTGAAGCCtgcatcaaaaatgttatttatttatttaatacaCAGGTATTATGAGCAAGATGACATAAAAtagtgcaaatatttttttttaatctataaaaaTGCATTGTATTTTGAGGCTTATTGCATATACTTTCAATATAAACCCAAACATAATATGCAAAGTAACTAGTCAGAGTCCAAtctttgcttttaaaatgtgatacAAATATAAAGCATGAATACAACATAAAGTAACATTTCAATTGAAgcagattatttttcaaaaactgTGTCATTAGTACAGTACTTTTGTATGCATGTTACTTTCCACTATATATTTCATGACCCACAGCAAATTTCCAAATCCACCACCTTTGTGTGGGCAGTTTGATCCAGTTTAACATGAGTCCACTTTAACCTGCAGTATCAGCACCATTTCTGTcacaaaaacattataaatgctatttcaaaaacaaaaataaacttttctttaaTACTTTATGTTATATTTAACCACCAAGCACACTACATTCACTTGTCATGAGAGGAGTTTGATATGCTTTAATGATCATccacttaaagctgcattatcaTCACCTTTTCCACATCGACATGGACAGATCACTTTCCTGATTTTTCCTCGTTTTTGCCCCAAGAAGTAGACAACAGTCCCCAAGAGCGCCACAATTGCCAAGGATCTCATGACAGCTGCTAAAACTTTAACCCAGAGTCTGGAGTCTGGGGAAGGATAAAAAATATGACAACATAAATAATTCtaattatttttatgaaaagAATATACTACACTAAACTGGCCTACCCTCTAATCTCCAAGAGTGCCACTGTTACCAAAATCTTTAAGACAAAGTACAAACCTTCAGGCCaaatcagatgtttttcttGGAAGAATGGATTCTCATGGGGTTCACTTTCATTCACACTGATTGCATTCTTCATCCGGCAGGAAAATGTTCTGATTTTTCTTATCACCGGATCATTCATGATGTCCCtgctctctttcccctccttccACTCTCCATCATCCTCCTTCCAGCTGTAGGTGACGGTTCCAGCATCTTTGGTTTCTCCATGACAGGCTAGACTGCAGCTGTTACATGTCAGTGGTCTGAACAGCACTGTAGGCTTGGGCACTTTCTTCATTACTTCAGCCTGATACTTCTGACTCTGGACGTTGCTGTTGATCTCCACTGTATACAACCCTGCGTCAGCTACAGCCACGTTCTTAACAACCAACTCTCCAGTGGCTGGATCCAGGGTTGTGCGGTCTCTAAATGTGCCATAGTACTCAAACTCATTATTCAACCACTCAGCCACCAGGTCACCGTTAAGTTTCCACACAATTCCGGTGATTGAACCTGAGAAAGTAGGCCGCAAAGTGAGAGCAGCGCCAAGCTCCACACCTGATGGTTTGGTCTGGGCTAGAGCAGAGTTCAGCACCgtgagcagcagcacagacaggatcaaaaaacacatctgtctctCCATGTCCGCAGATCAGTAGAGGACTGATGGAACAGCACATCAGCAAATCAAGAAATGCTAATTCTTCATAGGTCACCACATGATCCTATTTTAACATTTCCTCAAATGctcttccccctctctgtgGTGCGTTTGGTTTCCATATTGAGACGTGGTCCTCCCTCAGTGTTTGCAGTGAGCCTCATCAAGATGACAGTAATGTAAAAGAAGCCACTCCTCACTGTTTCACCAGCTGAAGAAACTTTTCTGAACTGTCCCTTTGTGTAATGTCAAAAATACAAGAAATGTGGCAAGTTTGGGGGTCAGCCGCCAATAACACCAGCCAGTAAGAGCTCGTGTTGAACGACACTTTCACAGAAGCTAAACAACCTTTTGATTCTAAGAATGGGGATGTCAGTTAGTCTGCCCTTTGTTCCACTAGTGGGTTAGTAGCTGTCTTAAATTTTCAATTTGCCGAACACTCTGGTTTATGAGAAAATACAGTTGTATGCCAAGTGTTTGTGAATTccatattttgttgatttctgaagtgaaaagaaatgaatacaACCCCTGCTCTGCTTCCTGCGCTCCAGTATCCAAAACCTTAACCCTAGTAGAGACTTGTCAGAATTTAACCTCTAACAGTGGTTTGAATAAGAGGAGGAGTATCTGATCTTCAGAAAGAAACATCTGTTTGAAGTAACTGTTAACACTGTTAGAAAGTCAATAAACTGACCACATAACAATGCAATACCaccaaaaagagacagaaaaaaactacaTCAAGATGCAAAATGCTTTTTTGGTTAATTGCTCAGTGAAAATGACAGCAAAGTAATGTTTAACTGAAACTAACAGCTGATGGCAAACAAAGTTATAACATGTTCAATgcataatgaaataaacataCATATCATAAAAGACAGAACATGAGTCATTTTTTTGTATCTGTGAGAGTTTTAAATGCAGTAGCAAAAAATGTACCACTTTCTGACAAGGCACCGTTTATAAAGGGTTTATAATCTGCATATAACTTCTAACTGATCTATAAAGCAttagtaaatgatttattaatcaATAACCAAGCCATTAATTAAACTGTATAAATCCTTTATAAATGCTGCCTTACCAGTTACATACAAATATCAGAAATTGTTCTCAGCGCTCTTGCTTTATCATATGTTTATCAACCCATCCACTTCCACAAATGAATTTCACATAGCCTATACATTTTTGGGCAGGCAGTCAGTTCATAATCAGACTGATATCTTGCAGGGTATATGTGATAAGTTATGATCAGTGGTTACAACAGCAACAGGAGCAGCTGAGATAGCCTTTAGAGAATGACTGCACCGATAAAGCTGAACTAGTCACTCAAGCAGtagtaaataaaacataacattaatATATGCATTATTCTGTATGAATGTAGTGTATATGCTTTTGtataaacaatacaaaatgaCAGCATACAAAACGTCTCAGGTAACATTCTGTAGCTACAgtcacaacagcaacaacagcaactgagATGAGAGCAAGATAAAAAGCATGACAAATAACACTACAACATTCTTCTAAACAGAATACGAGGTGGATCCACCTTAAGATTCGATCAGTCCACTTTAAGCTCCATCTCTGTTCTGATGTGGACAGATCAGTTTCGCCAGGGCAAGTACCCACCACAGACAGTGAACAGTCTATAGTGGGTAATCCACACAAGCCTCATTGTTACCAAGACCACCTAGATGTTTACTGGAGGAATGGatttgtggtatatttgatggtgatgatgtgaagatgatgaagagaagatctccgctgacactgtcttacttgcatatagaagtttactgcaaagaagtccagcatcaaaacaagcactgcagtagcttgtgagaggatccaagccaatatggatctctctcccaacagctctcaacatcagtatatatatatgttagtcgtCTTTACGATTTACAGCGAGACATCAGGCTttcactcaatgacctcacttttccaagagacagagagaagggaggaaaggccctctccctgttccttatatgtatatgttcatggctactaacctaaacatgaacccaaagaatagaaagacatacatggagcttcaggcattccaagagagtaaaaaccatataacGTCAGACACTACAGATTATCATGGGGTTCACTGATTGTGTTCTTCAT is a window encoding:
- the LOC108872876 gene encoding uncharacterized protein LOC108872876 — its product is MERQMCFLILSVLLLTVLNSALAQTKPSGVELGAALTLRPTFSGSITGIVWKLNGDLVAEWLNNEFEYYGTFRDRTTLDPATGELVVKNVAVADAGLYTVEINSNVQSQKYQAEVMKKVPKPTVLFRPLTCNSCSLACHGETKDAGTVTYSWKEDDGEWKEGKESRDIMNDPVIRKIRTFSCRMKNAISVNESEPHENPFFQEKHLIWPEDSRLWVKVLAAVMRSLAIVALLGTVVYFLGQKRGKIRKVICPCRCGKGDDNAALSG